The following proteins are encoded in a genomic region of Galbibacter sp. BG1:
- the purD gene encoding phosphoribosylamine--glycine ligase, translated as MNILILGSGGREHTFAWKIAQSEKTSNLFVAPGNAGTARIATNIAISVTDFPAIKDLVIRENIEMVVVGPEDPLVQGIHDFFLDDDKLNTIPVIGPDKSGAILEGSKEFAKEFMARHNIPTAAYQSFTSDSLEAGYQFLETLKPPYVLKADGLAAGKGVLILQDIEEAKVELKNMLVDAKFGNASNKVVIEEFLSGIELSVFVLTDGKNYLTLPTAKDYKRIGEGDTGLNTGGMGAISPVPFADDTFMKKVEDRIVKPTIEGFQKDDITYKGFVFIGLIKVDNEPYVIEYNVRMGDPETEVVIPRIKNDLVTMLEAVANGNLNTIELELDERTATTVVAVSGGYPEAYEKGKEVQGIENVENSIVFHAGTQLKDNKVLSSGGRVLAVTSYGNNFSEALETSYGSLETIKFDKMYYRKDLGFDL; from the coding sequence ATGAACATCCTTATACTAGGTTCTGGAGGTAGAGAACATACCTTTGCTTGGAAAATAGCACAGAGTGAAAAAACATCGAATCTCTTTGTGGCTCCAGGAAATGCTGGAACTGCAAGAATTGCCACCAATATTGCAATTTCCGTAACCGATTTCCCTGCCATTAAAGATTTGGTGATAAGAGAAAATATAGAAATGGTGGTAGTAGGCCCAGAGGATCCTTTGGTGCAAGGAATACACGATTTCTTTTTGGACGATGATAAATTGAACACCATTCCTGTAATTGGACCCGATAAAAGCGGAGCCATCCTGGAAGGTAGCAAGGAGTTTGCCAAGGAATTTATGGCCAGGCATAATATCCCCACCGCCGCATACCAAAGCTTTACTTCAGATAGTTTGGAAGCTGGATATCAATTTCTGGAAACATTAAAGCCTCCTTATGTTTTAAAAGCAGATGGATTGGCTGCCGGAAAAGGTGTGCTTATTCTTCAAGATATTGAAGAGGCTAAAGTGGAACTTAAAAACATGCTTGTGGATGCCAAGTTTGGTAATGCCAGCAACAAAGTAGTCATTGAGGAGTTTTTGAGCGGTATAGAATTGAGCGTTTTTGTGCTTACCGATGGTAAAAACTACCTTACCCTCCCTACTGCCAAAGATTACAAACGTATTGGGGAAGGAGATACAGGACTTAACACCGGAGGCATGGGAGCCATTTCCCCAGTTCCTTTTGCAGACGACACTTTTATGAAAAAGGTAGAAGACCGAATTGTAAAACCCACCATTGAAGGTTTTCAAAAAGATGATATTACCTATAAAGGTTTTGTTTTTATCGGACTCATAAAAGTTGACAACGAGCCGTATGTTATAGAATACAATGTTCGCATGGGCGATCCAGAAACAGAAGTTGTTATTCCTAGAATAAAGAACGATTTGGTAACCATGCTAGAAGCTGTTGCCAATGGAAACCTCAACACCATCGAGCTTGAATTGGATGAAAGAACGGCCACTACCGTAGTTGCAGTTTCTGGAGGTTATCCTGAAGCTTACGAAAAAGGAAAAGAGGTCCAGGGGATTGAAAATGTAGAAAATTCCATTGTCTTCCATGCCGGTACGCAGTTAAAAGACAATAAAGTATTATCGTCAGGCGGTCGTGTTTTGGCCGTAACTTCTTATGGAAACAATTTTTCCGAGGCTTTAGAGACTTCCTATGGTAGTTTGGAAACTATCAAATTTGATAAAATGTATTACCGAAAAGACTTAGGTTTCGATTTATAA
- a CDS encoding polyribonucleotide nucleotidyltransferase — MIPEVKQEIIDLGDGRTITLETGKLAKQAHGSVVVQSGKCMLLCTVVSNYKQSDVDFLPLTVDYREKFAAAGRYPGGFFKREARPSDGEVLTMRLVDRVLRPLFPKDYHAETQVMIQLMSHDEDVMPDAMAGLAASAAIQLSDLPFECAISEVRVGRVNGEFIINPTRAQLLESDIDMMIGASADSVMMVEGEMDEISEEEMAEAIKFAHEAIKVQCAAQVKLAEAFGKKETREYEPENEDEDLEEKVHKMAYDKVYAVAKAGSSKHERGAAFGEIKEEIIASFSEEEQEEFGDLISKYYSKAEKAAVRDLTLNEGLRLDGRKTNEIRPIWCEVDYLPSTHGSSIFTRGETQALATVTLGTSREANQIDMPSFEGEERFYLHYNFPPFSTGEARPIRGTSRREVGHGNLAQRALKGMVPDDCPYTVRVVSEVLESNGSSSMATVCAGTMALMDAGVQLKKPVSGIAMGLISDADSGKYAVLSDILGDEDHLGDMDFKVTGTADGITACQMDIKVKGLSYEILVNALKQAREGRLHILEKLTDTIAAPNKDVKEHSPKMVTRRIPNEFIGALIGPGGKVIQELQKETNTEIVINEDPVTEEGIVEILGVGSEGIEAVLAKIDSITFKPEKGEVYEVKVIKMLDFGAVVEYTEAPGNEVLLHISELAWERTDNVTDVVNLGDVFEVKYFGIDPKTRKEKVSRKAILPKPEGYKERPPRERDGNRDNRSRDNRGDRKPRRD; from the coding sequence ATGATTCCTGAAGTAAAACAAGAAATTATTGATTTGGGAGATGGTAGAACCATTACTCTTGAAACTGGGAAACTAGCAAAACAGGCACACGGAAGTGTTGTGGTACAATCTGGAAAATGCATGCTTTTATGTACTGTTGTTTCCAACTACAAACAATCTGATGTAGACTTTTTGCCATTAACGGTAGATTACAGAGAAAAATTTGCCGCTGCCGGAAGATATCCTGGAGGGTTCTTTAAAAGAGAAGCCAGACCCAGTGACGGCGAAGTACTAACCATGCGATTAGTAGACCGTGTATTACGTCCATTATTCCCAAAAGATTATCACGCTGAAACACAGGTGATGATTCAATTAATGTCTCATGATGAAGACGTTATGCCAGACGCCATGGCAGGATTAGCCGCATCTGCAGCTATTCAATTATCCGACTTACCTTTCGAATGTGCTATTTCTGAAGTAAGGGTTGGTCGTGTAAATGGTGAATTTATCATCAACCCAACAAGAGCCCAGTTATTGGAATCTGACATCGATATGATGATTGGAGCTTCCGCAGATTCTGTGATGATGGTAGAGGGTGAAATGGATGAGATTTCTGAAGAAGAAATGGCTGAGGCAATTAAGTTTGCGCACGAAGCCATTAAAGTTCAATGTGCTGCTCAAGTAAAATTAGCTGAAGCGTTTGGTAAAAAAGAAACTCGAGAATACGAACCTGAGAATGAAGATGAGGATTTAGAAGAAAAAGTTCATAAAATGGCTTACGACAAAGTTTATGCTGTCGCAAAAGCTGGATCTTCAAAACATGAAAGAGGTGCCGCATTTGGAGAAATTAAAGAAGAAATAATTGCTTCCTTTTCTGAAGAGGAACAAGAAGAATTTGGCGATCTAATATCCAAATACTACAGCAAAGCAGAAAAAGCAGCTGTTAGAGATTTAACGCTTAATGAAGGTTTGAGATTAGACGGCCGTAAAACAAATGAAATTAGACCTATTTGGTGTGAAGTAGACTACCTACCATCCACCCATGGATCTTCTATATTTACACGTGGGGAAACCCAAGCATTGGCTACAGTTACCTTAGGTACCAGCCGGGAAGCCAACCAAATAGACATGCCATCTTTCGAAGGGGAAGAACGTTTCTATTTACATTACAACTTCCCTCCTTTTTCAACAGGGGAAGCACGCCCAATTCGTGGTACTTCCCGTCGTGAAGTTGGTCATGGGAATTTGGCTCAACGTGCTTTAAAAGGTATGGTTCCAGACGACTGTCCTTACACGGTTCGTGTGGTTTCAGAGGTGTTGGAATCTAACGGTTCTTCTTCTATGGCTACAGTATGTGCTGGAACGATGGCCCTTATGGATGCTGGGGTTCAATTAAAGAAACCAGTTTCTGGTATCGCTATGGGATTAATTTCTGACGCTGATTCTGGAAAATATGCAGTTCTATCCGATATTTTAGGTGACGAAGATCATTTAGGAGATATGGACTTTAAAGTAACAGGTACCGCAGACGGTATTACTGCTTGCCAAATGGATATTAAGGTAAAAGGTTTGAGCTATGAGATTTTAGTGAATGCACTAAAACAAGCTCGCGAAGGACGTTTACATATCTTAGAAAAATTAACAGACACCATTGCAGCTCCAAACAAAGATGTAAAAGAGCATTCACCTAAAATGGTTACTAGACGTATTCCTAATGAATTTATAGGTGCTTTAATTGGTCCTGGTGGAAAAGTAATACAAGAACTTCAAAAAGAAACAAATACTGAAATTGTTATCAATGAAGATCCTGTTACCGAGGAAGGTATTGTGGAAATTCTAGGAGTTGGCAGCGAAGGTATCGAAGCTGTATTGGCCAAAATCGACTCGATCACTTTCAAGCCGGAAAAAGGTGAAGTGTACGAGGTTAAAGTAATTAAAATGCTAGATTTCGGTGCCGTTGTAGAATATACAGAAGCACCGGGGAACGAAGTTTTATTACATATCTCGGAACTTGCTTGGGAACGTACAGACAATGTTACCGATGTGGTAAACTTAGGTGATGTATTTGAGGTTAAATATTTCGGTATAGACCCTAAAACGAGAAAAGAAAAAGTATCCCGTAAAGCAATTTTACCAAAACCGGAAGGTTATAAGGAAAGACCACCACGTGAAAGAGATGGAAACAGGGATAATAGATCTAGAGATAATAGAGGCGATAGAAAGCCGAGAAGAGATTAA